One Thermococcus eurythermalis DNA segment encodes these proteins:
- the guaB gene encoding IMP dehydrogenase, giving the protein MGKFEHKLVNAIRGYTFDDVLLVPQPTEVEPKDVDVSTWITPNVKLNIPILSAAMDTVTEWEMAVAMAREGGLGVIHRNMSISEQVEQVRKVKRAERFIVEEVISISPDETVDYALFLMEKNDIDGLPVVEDGKVVGVISKKDIAVRQGKLVREVMTGEPITVPESVTAAEALNLMFEHRIDRLPVVNSEGRLVGIITMSDLARRRKYKNAVHDKNGDLVVAAAVGPFDLERAKALDRAGADVIVIDTAHAHNLKAIKAMKEIRKAVDADLIVGNIANPKAVDDLTFADAVKVGIGPGSICTTRVVAGVGVPQITAIALVADKASEYGLHVIADGGIRYSGDIVKAIAAGADAVMLGSLLAGTKEAPGKEVVINGRRYKQYRGMGSLGAMMKGGAERYYQKGHMKTRKFVPEGVEGVVPYKGPVSEVLYQLIGGLRSGMGYVGAKNIEELKEKGEFVIITQAGVKESHPHDILITNEAPNYPLGK; this is encoded by the coding sequence ATGGGAAAATTTGAACACAAACTTGTTAATGCCATTAGGGGTTACACCTTCGACGACGTTCTTCTGGTGCCCCAGCCGACCGAGGTCGAGCCAAAGGACGTGGACGTCTCGACCTGGATAACGCCGAACGTAAAGCTCAACATTCCAATTCTCAGCGCGGCGATGGACACCGTAACCGAGTGGGAGATGGCAGTCGCGATGGCCCGCGAGGGCGGTCTGGGCGTAATCCACAGGAACATGAGCATAAGCGAACAGGTCGAGCAGGTCAGGAAAGTCAAGCGCGCAGAGCGCTTCATCGTCGAGGAAGTAATCTCGATTTCGCCCGACGAAACAGTGGACTACGCCCTCTTCCTCATGGAGAAGAACGACATTGACGGCCTGCCGGTCGTCGAAGACGGAAAAGTCGTTGGCGTTATCAGCAAGAAGGACATAGCCGTGAGGCAGGGGAAGCTCGTGCGGGAAGTCATGACCGGCGAGCCGATAACAGTTCCCGAGAGCGTAACGGCCGCGGAAGCCCTCAACCTGATGTTCGAGCACAGGATTGACAGGCTTCCCGTTGTGAACTCTGAGGGCAGGCTCGTTGGCATAATCACGATGAGCGATTTGGCGAGGAGAAGGAAGTATAAGAACGCCGTCCATGACAAGAACGGCGATTTGGTGGTTGCTGCTGCCGTTGGGCCTTTTGACCTTGAAAGGGCGAAGGCTCTCGACAGGGCGGGGGCTGACGTTATCGTAATTGACACCGCCCACGCCCACAACCTCAAAGCAATCAAGGCAATGAAGGAGATAAGGAAAGCTGTCGATGCAGACCTCATCGTTGGAAACATTGCCAACCCGAAGGCCGTCGATGATTTGACCTTCGCCGATGCCGTGAAAGTGGGAATTGGGCCGGGGAGCATCTGTACCACCCGCGTTGTTGCCGGTGTCGGCGTCCCGCAAATCACGGCCATAGCGCTCGTCGCCGACAAAGCGAGCGAGTACGGGCTTCACGTCATAGCGGACGGCGGAATCCGCTACTCGGGCGACATCGTTAAGGCGATAGCGGCCGGAGCCGATGCCGTCATGCTCGGCTCTCTTTTAGCTGGAACTAAGGAGGCGCCGGGTAAAGAGGTTGTCATCAACGGACGGCGCTACAAGCAGTACCGCGGCATGGGTTCGCTTGGGGCGATGATGAAGGGCGGAGCCGAGAGGTACTACCAGAAGGGCCACATGAAGACGCGCAAGTTCGTCCCGGAGGGAGTTGAGGGCGTTGTGCCGTACAAGGGGCCGGTGAGCGAGGTTCTCTACCAGCTCATTGGTGGTCTGCGCTCGGGAATGGGCTACGTTGGCGCTAAGAACATCGAGGAGCTGAAGGAGAAGGGTGAGTTCGTCATCATAACGCAGGCGGGAGTTAAGGAGAGCCACCCGCACGACATACTCATCACCAACGAGGCCCCGAACTATCCGTTGGGGAAGTGA
- the thsB gene encoding thermosome subunit beta, translating to MAQLAGQPVVILPEGTQRYVGRDAQRLNILAARIIAETVRTTLGPKGMDKMLVDSLGDIVITNDGATILDEMDIQHPAAKMMVEVAKTQDKEAGDGTTTAVVIAGELLRKAEELLDQNIHPSIIIKGYALAAEKAQEILDEIARDVDVEDVETLKKAAITSITGKAAEEEREYLAEIAVEAVKQVAEKVDGTYKVDLDNIKFEKKEGGSVKDTKLIRGVVIDKEVVHPGMPRRVENAKIALINEALEVKETETDAEIRITSPEQLQAFLEQEEKMLREMVEKIKEVGANVVFVQKGIDDLAQHYLAKYGIMAVRRVKKSDMEKLAKATGAKIVTNVRDLTPEDLGEAELVEQRKVAGENMIFVEGCKNPKAVTILIRGGTEHVVDEVERALEDAVKVVKDIVEDGKIVAAGGAPEIELSIRLDEYAKEVGGKEQLAIEAFAEALKVIPRTLAENAGLDPIETLVKVIAAHKEKGPTIGIDVFEGEPADMMERGVIAPVRVTKQAIKSASEAAIMILRIDDVIAASKLEKDKEGGKGGSEDFSSDLD from the coding sequence ATGGCCCAGCTTGCAGGCCAGCCGGTTGTTATTCTGCCTGAGGGAACCCAGAGGTATGTTGGAAGGGACGCTCAGAGGCTTAACATTCTGGCTGCAAGGATTATAGCCGAGACGGTTAGGACCACCCTTGGCCCGAAGGGAATGGATAAAATGCTCGTTGACAGCCTCGGCGACATCGTTATCACCAACGACGGTGCAACAATACTCGACGAGATGGACATCCAGCACCCTGCCGCTAAGATGATGGTTGAGGTTGCTAAGACTCAGGATAAGGAGGCTGGTGATGGTACTACTACTGCTGTTGTTATTGCTGGTGAGCTTCTCAGGAAGGCCGAGGAGCTCCTCGACCAGAACATTCACCCGAGCATAATCATCAAGGGTTACGCTTTAGCTGCCGAGAAGGCCCAGGAGATCCTCGACGAGATTGCCAGGGATGTTGACGTTGAGGACGTTGAGACCCTCAAGAAGGCCGCTATAACCTCAATCACTGGTAAGGCCGCCGAGGAGGAGCGCGAGTATCTCGCCGAGATTGCCGTTGAGGCCGTCAAGCAGGTCGCCGAGAAGGTTGACGGCACCTACAAGGTCGACCTCGACAACATCAAGTTCGAGAAGAAGGAGGGCGGTAGCGTCAAGGACACCAAGCTCATCAGAGGCGTTGTCATCGACAAGGAGGTCGTCCACCCAGGCATGCCGAGGAGGGTTGAGAACGCCAAGATCGCCCTCATAAACGAGGCCCTTGAGGTCAAGGAGACCGAGACCGACGCCGAGATCAGGATCACCAGCCCGGAGCAGCTCCAGGCCTTCCTCGAGCAGGAGGAGAAGATGCTCAGGGAGATGGTCGAGAAGATCAAGGAAGTTGGAGCGAACGTTGTCTTCGTCCAGAAGGGTATTGACGACCTCGCCCAGCACTACCTGGCCAAGTACGGCATAATGGCCGTCAGGCGCGTCAAGAAGAGCGACATGGAGAAGCTCGCCAAGGCCACCGGCGCCAAGATCGTCACCAACGTCCGCGACCTCACTCCAGAGGACCTCGGTGAGGCCGAGCTCGTCGAGCAGAGGAAGGTCGCCGGCGAGAACATGATTTTCGTCGAGGGCTGCAAGAACCCGAAGGCGGTCACCATACTCATCAGGGGCGGCACCGAGCACGTCGTTGACGAGGTCGAGCGCGCCCTTGAGGATGCCGTCAAGGTCGTCAAGGACATCGTCGAGGACGGCAAGATTGTCGCCGCCGGCGGTGCTCCGGAGATTGAGCTGAGCATCAGGCTCGACGAGTACGCCAAGGAGGTCGGCGGCAAGGAGCAGCTCGCCATCGAGGCCTTCGCAGAGGCCCTTAAGGTCATACCGAGGACCCTCGCCGAGAACGCCGGTCTCGACCCGATCGAGACCCTCGTGAAGGTCATAGCAGCGCACAAGGAGAAGGGACCGACCATCGGTATAGATGTCTTCGAGGGCGAGCCGGCCGACATGATGGAGCGCGGCGTCATCGCCCCGGTCAGGGTCACCAAGCAGGCCATCAAGAGCGCCAGCGAGGCGGCAATCATGATCCTCAGGATCGACGACGTCATCGCCGCCAGCAAGCTCGAGAAGGACAAAGAGGGCGGCAAGGGCGGAAGCGAGGACTTCAGCAGCGACCTAGACTGA
- a CDS encoding DUF1464 family protein: MRVIGVDPGTKSFDVIGLEDGKIKLDLSFPSEVVAEDPGRIVKAIEDFNAEVIIGPSGYGVPLKHISELTERDRFEMTLVREEEMKEIPVLLGLQEMVGQMAEKGMNVWFIPGVIHLPTVPEWRKYNRVDMGTADKMAITVLGIYDQAKRLGIEYSDVSFVLLEVGFGYNYAGAVKGGKIVDGIGGTIFPGPAYVNSGALDGEVAYLMGRIKKWHLFWGGATVIAANEILPPEEFARRLDEEPFSKAWEAMKDGFIKAVASELAVVGNAQEIILSGRLMRIDELRKDVEDTFEELFDLPVVRQRGLEGKAKEAAQGSAIIGDGLAGGQFMELVEHVEIKKSRGSVLDYVKLPLSV; the protein is encoded by the coding sequence GTGAGGGTTATAGGCGTTGACCCGGGAACCAAGAGCTTCGATGTTATTGGCTTAGAGGACGGAAAAATAAAGCTCGACCTGAGTTTTCCAAGCGAAGTCGTTGCGGAAGACCCGGGGAGGATAGTGAAGGCCATCGAGGACTTCAACGCCGAGGTCATAATCGGCCCTTCGGGCTACGGGGTTCCGCTGAAGCACATAAGCGAGCTGACTGAGAGGGACCGCTTCGAGATGACGCTCGTGAGAGAGGAGGAAATGAAGGAAATCCCCGTTCTCCTCGGCCTCCAGGAGATGGTCGGCCAGATGGCCGAGAAGGGCATGAACGTCTGGTTCATTCCTGGGGTCATTCACCTTCCAACCGTCCCTGAGTGGAGGAAGTACAACAGGGTGGACATGGGGACGGCGGACAAGATGGCGATAACCGTGCTCGGCATCTACGACCAGGCGAAGAGGCTTGGAATTGAGTACAGCGATGTCTCCTTCGTCCTCCTCGAGGTGGGCTTCGGCTACAACTACGCTGGAGCCGTGAAGGGAGGAAAAATCGTTGATGGCATCGGCGGGACGATATTCCCTGGCCCAGCTTATGTAAACAGCGGTGCCCTCGACGGCGAGGTCGCCTACCTGATGGGGAGGATAAAGAAGTGGCACCTCTTCTGGGGCGGGGCAACGGTGATAGCGGCCAACGAGATACTCCCTCCCGAGGAGTTCGCCAGAAGGCTTGACGAAGAACCTTTCTCAAAGGCATGGGAGGCCATGAAGGACGGCTTCATTAAGGCCGTTGCCTCAGAACTTGCCGTCGTTGGAAATGCCCAGGAGATAATCCTCTCGGGCAGGCTGATGCGCATAGACGAGCTGAGGAAGGACGTGGAAGACACATTCGAGGAGCTCTTTGACCTTCCCGTCGTCAGGCAGAGGGGTCTTGAGGGTAAGGCCAAAGAGGCCGCCCAGGGGAGCGCGATAATAGGCGACGGCCTCGCTGGGGGCCAGTTCATGGAGCTCGTGGAGCACGTGGAGATAAAGAAGAGCCGCGGAAGCGTCCTTGACTACGTGAAACTCCCACTTAGCGTCTGA
- the taw3 gene encoding tRNA(Phe) 7-((3-amino-3-carboxypropyl)-4-demethylwyosine(37)-N(4))-methyltransferase Taw3 yields the protein MFLYTKNFDEQKEKAMGSLRQALVEGKVDEDIIPLLEKINALENYFTTSSCSGRISVMEMPHFGDKVNSVWLGKWHRTVKVEEVLEAIERHRKGQLWFLVRSPILHVGARTLDDAVKLLNLAIGLGFKYSNIKSVSHKKLLIEIRSTERMDVPLGADGELWVSENYIERIVNIANDQLRRFKGKLKRLEEEVERISINDE from the coding sequence ATGTTCCTCTACACCAAAAACTTCGACGAGCAGAAGGAGAAGGCGATGGGGAGCCTCAGGCAGGCGTTAGTCGAGGGAAAGGTGGACGAGGACATAATTCCCCTCCTTGAAAAGATAAACGCGCTGGAGAACTACTTCACAACGAGCTCCTGCTCGGGCAGGATTTCGGTCATGGAGATGCCCCACTTCGGGGACAAGGTGAACTCTGTGTGGCTCGGCAAGTGGCACAGAACAGTCAAAGTCGAGGAGGTGCTTGAGGCCATTGAGAGACACAGGAAAGGCCAGCTCTGGTTCCTCGTGAGGAGTCCAATCCTGCACGTCGGCGCGAGAACCCTTGATGACGCCGTTAAGCTGCTCAACCTCGCCATAGGGCTGGGCTTCAAGTACAGCAACATCAAGAGTGTGAGCCACAAGAAGCTCCTCATCGAGATACGCTCCACCGAGAGAATGGACGTCCCGCTCGGCGCGGATGGAGAGCTCTGGGTGAGCGAGAATTACATCGAAAGAATCGTGAACATAGCGAACGACCAGCTGAGAAGGTTTAAGGGGAAGCTGAAGAGGCTGGAGGAAGAAGTGGAGAGAATCTCAATAAACGACGAATAA
- a CDS encoding DUF835 domain-containing protein, which produces MNRTMLIIGQTLSLSAKVAGALFLTYVYRKHRRKPALCWSLSWVAAASSIFADISENICLLSLSEAFWAALLFCGTLCLLEEKGDVNRMVKALSAIPVIISLYGILIGTLDYSSDWFALLGLPYAVSALFITASGLLIISLKDIYNTKAVHLGGVITVLGLHELDFPVLRLVERFAPIGFVLGSMLAVLSAYFMIKFVFTAEFIKVEKPRVEIDFTPGVMIVSPEEYPAIKEKLKEVPALAFVRDVNVPEVWNRFFVTTSGKDNAIPPTNLAKILDITTRYLREANEKGFHGVVVVDCLEYLKTYNGFEAISKFLASLRDSTVLHNGVLILVVEENAWETKELGMLKRILG; this is translated from the coding sequence ATGAATAGAACGATGCTCATCATTGGACAGACGCTCAGCCTCTCGGCAAAGGTGGCAGGAGCCCTGTTTCTCACTTACGTTTACCGGAAGCACCGGCGAAAGCCGGCCCTCTGCTGGTCGCTTTCCTGGGTAGCGGCCGCTTCTTCGATATTCGCCGACATAAGCGAGAACATATGCCTGCTATCACTGTCTGAAGCATTCTGGGCGGCTCTACTCTTCTGTGGGACACTCTGTCTGCTTGAGGAGAAGGGGGACGTAAACAGAATGGTGAAAGCGCTGTCGGCTATCCCCGTTATAATAAGCCTATACGGAATCCTAATAGGGACTCTGGACTATTCCTCCGATTGGTTTGCTCTTCTCGGCCTGCCCTATGCGGTCTCCGCCCTGTTCATTACAGCTTCCGGGCTTCTAATTATTTCCCTAAAAGACATATATAACACCAAAGCTGTTCATCTTGGTGGCGTCATCACGGTTCTGGGGCTCCATGAACTCGACTTTCCAGTTTTAAGGCTCGTTGAGCGGTTTGCCCCAATAGGCTTCGTTCTGGGTTCCATGTTGGCGGTTCTCTCAGCGTACTTTATGATAAAGTTCGTCTTCACGGCTGAATTCATAAAGGTTGAGAAGCCTCGGGTGGAAATAGACTTCACTCCGGGTGTGATGATAGTTAGTCCTGAGGAGTACCCCGCAATAAAAGAGAAGCTCAAAGAGGTGCCGGCGCTTGCGTTCGTCAGGGACGTAAACGTCCCAGAGGTGTGGAACAGGTTCTTTGTTACGACCTCAGGCAAAGATAACGCAATACCCCCCACAAATCTTGCAAAAATCCTCGACATCACGACGCGATACCTGCGGGAGGCCAATGAAAAGGGATTCCACGGTGTAGTCGTCGTGGACTGCCTCGAATACCTGAAGACATACAACGGATTCGAAGCTATTTCAAAATTCCTGGCGTCCCTCAGGGACTCAACAGTCCTGCACAACGGAGTCCTAATCCTGGTTGTAGAGGAAAACGCGTGGGAGACAAAGGAACTTGGGATGCTGAAAAGAATCCTGGGTTAA
- a CDS encoding ABC transporter permease subunit: protein MGELWIMFKKELADILRDRRLLAAIIVPIIFIPLLFGVLQSSSRSSSLVISVVNEDSGEYSRALIEFLEESGVVIDNGSPVRLVIPAGFSDAIKSGRSPSLLIETELSSVLDFKTVRLAGALKALVLRFGEGVFPSIRPEFLLDVGGSVLSVEPSRYVSALLRSALAVPLVLFVIGVYASQAVAASVAMEKEGKTLETLLTLPVSRRSIILGKIFASVVFSFLVLASLTLSTWAVSMLPKTSGGGPTGVSVGVGPVVFFSAGVFLLFLLMLLTSLLVSLFTLDVRSALSLAGLVEVLYLIPLLVAFAGLDVSGAAGLLVKADPGYAPLWAFLSATNGDYLRAAAAVLYLLLWNGLVLRLAVWVFESGVLMTKSIDAGKLRWLIRVKI, encoded by the coding sequence ATGGGTGAGCTGTGGATTATGTTTAAGAAAGAGCTCGCGGACATTTTGAGGGATAGGAGGCTCCTGGCGGCCATAATCGTCCCAATAATCTTTATCCCACTGCTTTTCGGAGTTCTGCAGTCGTCCTCACGCTCATCAAGCCTCGTAATCAGCGTTGTCAATGAGGATTCCGGGGAGTACTCAAGGGCGCTCATCGAGTTCTTGGAAGAAAGTGGCGTTGTCATAGATAACGGCTCGCCGGTTAGGCTCGTTATCCCGGCCGGATTCTCGGACGCAATCAAAAGCGGGCGCTCTCCAAGTCTGTTAATCGAGACGGAACTTTCATCGGTGCTTGACTTTAAGACCGTCAGGCTGGCCGGGGCTTTGAAGGCGCTGGTTCTGCGCTTCGGTGAGGGCGTCTTCCCATCAATACGGCCAGAGTTCCTCCTCGACGTCGGCGGGAGTGTTCTCAGCGTCGAGCCCTCGCGCTACGTCTCGGCGCTCCTCCGGAGTGCGCTGGCGGTGCCACTGGTTCTCTTCGTCATTGGGGTATACGCTTCCCAGGCGGTAGCGGCCTCCGTCGCCATGGAGAAGGAAGGAAAGACGCTTGAGACGCTCCTCACCCTCCCGGTCTCGCGCAGGTCGATAATCCTCGGGAAGATTTTCGCCTCCGTGGTCTTCAGCTTTTTGGTGCTGGCGTCTTTAACACTCTCGACCTGGGCCGTCTCCATGCTCCCAAAGACCTCCGGAGGAGGCCCGACCGGCGTGTCGGTTGGTGTAGGGCCAGTCGTCTTCTTCTCGGCCGGAGTTTTCCTGCTCTTCCTGCTGATGCTCCTCACGAGCCTGCTGGTCTCGCTTTTTACCCTCGATGTGAGGAGTGCCCTCAGCCTGGCGGGACTCGTTGAGGTGCTTTACCTGATTCCCCTCCTGGTTGCCTTTGCGGGGCTTGATGTTTCGGGTGCCGCCGGGCTCCTTGTAAAGGCCGACCCCGGCTACGCGCCCCTCTGGGCCTTTTTGAGTGCAACAAACGGCGACTACCTGCGGGCCGCCGCGGCGGTTCTCTATCTCCTGCTCTGGAACGGGTTAGTGCTCCGCCTGGCGGTGTGGGTCTTTGAGAGCGGAGTTTTGATGACAAAGAGCATAGACGCCGGCAAGCTCAGGTGGCTGATTCGGGTGAAAATTTGA
- a CDS encoding ABC transporter ATP-binding protein, with product MSQSPAVVVRDLEKEYGGIKALRGISFEMMEGEIFGLIGPNGAGKSTTLKILATLLPPDRGKAEVMGHDVVKEPERVRKLISYLPEEAGAYRNMTGLEYLRFMAGLYSQATGKDADEMVELGIKIAGLGARLHDRVATYSKGMTRKLLLARALMVRPRLAILDEPTSGLDVSSAYEIRKRIKEFSSEEGVSVLVSSHNMLEVEFLCDRVAIIEGGRIVETGTPGELKAKYEAENLEEVFVTASGRVFHG from the coding sequence ATGTCTCAAAGCCCCGCCGTCGTTGTCAGGGACCTTGAAAAGGAGTATGGAGGCATTAAAGCCCTCAGGGGGATAAGCTTCGAGATGATGGAAGGCGAGATATTCGGTCTCATCGGGCCGAACGGAGCGGGAAAGAGCACGACCCTCAAAATCCTCGCAACGCTCCTCCCTCCGGACAGGGGAAAAGCTGAAGTGATGGGACATGACGTCGTTAAGGAGCCCGAGAGGGTCAGGAAGCTGATAAGCTACCTGCCGGAGGAGGCCGGCGCCTACAGGAACATGACGGGGCTCGAGTACCTCCGCTTCATGGCCGGGCTGTACTCGCAGGCGACGGGAAAGGACGCCGACGAGATGGTCGAGCTGGGGATTAAAATAGCTGGCCTTGGGGCCAGGCTCCACGACAGGGTTGCGACCTACTCCAAGGGAATGACGAGGAAGCTCCTCCTGGCGAGGGCGCTGATGGTGAGGCCGAGGCTGGCTATCCTCGACGAGCCGACGAGCGGGCTGGACGTGTCAAGTGCCTATGAAATCAGAAAGCGCATAAAGGAGTTCTCCAGCGAAGAAGGCGTTTCAGTCCTCGTTTCGAGCCACAACATGCTCGAGGTCGAGTTCCTGTGCGACAGGGTGGCGATAATAGAGGGGGGCAGGATCGTTGAGACCGGGACGCCTGGGGAGCTGAAGGCCAAGTACGAGGCTGAGAACCTCGAAGAAGTCTTTGTAACGGCCTCTGGGAGGGTTTTCCATGGGTGA
- a CDS encoding anaerobic ribonucleoside-triphosphate reductase activating protein translates to MLTSGWKSVSMVDVHGRVTFTLWLCGCNLKCPFCHNWRIAEGLDCFRLDRKSLLDELEASAFLIDYFHVTGGEPLMQWRELGSLLAEVRLLDVPVSLNTNLTLVGPLGRLLNAGLVDHIATDLKAPPEELYGLPKASAKRLWALFLRGIELVSEYGVPVELRIPVARGPDVWPYVEEVLRRINTDFYVVLNPLVGRPLTNPRNEAWCSRYCWPGEELEGLRKRLEEAGVAVHVNQFFGASGEHALRSSV, encoded by the coding sequence ATGCTCACGAGCGGGTGGAAGAGCGTCAGCATGGTGGACGTCCACGGGAGGGTCACCTTCACGCTCTGGCTCTGCGGCTGCAACCTTAAGTGCCCTTTCTGCCACAACTGGCGCATCGCTGAGGGCCTCGACTGCTTCCGCCTCGACAGAAAATCCCTCCTCGACGAGCTTGAGGCGAGCGCGTTCCTCATAGATTACTTCCACGTCACCGGCGGCGAACCGCTGATGCAGTGGAGGGAGCTGGGGTCTCTCCTTGCGGAGGTCAGGCTCCTTGACGTGCCCGTGAGCCTGAACACGAACCTGACCCTCGTGGGGCCCCTGGGGAGGCTCCTCAACGCCGGGTTGGTTGACCACATAGCGACGGACCTTAAGGCGCCCCCCGAGGAGCTCTACGGCCTCCCCAAAGCGTCCGCGAAAAGGCTCTGGGCGCTCTTCTTGAGGGGCATCGAACTCGTGTCGGAGTACGGGGTTCCTGTGGAGCTGAGAATCCCCGTGGCGCGGGGCCCAGATGTGTGGCCCTATGTTGAGGAGGTTCTCCGGAGAATCAACACAGACTTCTACGTCGTGCTGAACCCGCTCGTTGGGAGACCCCTGACGAATCCAAGAAACGAGGCATGGTGCTCAAGGTACTGCTGGCCCGGGGAAGAACTTGAGGGGTTAAGGAAGAGGCTAGAAGAGGCCGGCGTTGCCGTCCACGTGAATCAGTTCTTTGGTGCTTCCGGGGAGCATGCCCTCAGAAGTTCGGTGTAG
- a CDS encoding IGHMBP2 family helicase gives MDEKLEKFINHLKVLVEYERKAEIEAMKAEMRRLSGREREKVGRAVLGLNGKIVGEELGYFLVKYGREREIKTEISVGDLVVISKRDPLKSDLVGTVVEKGKRFITVALETVPDWALKGVRLDLYANDITFKRWLENLNNIRESGRKALEFYLGLREPEESKPVEFEPFDKNLNASQRRAVAKALGSHDFFLIHGPFGTGKTRTLVELIRQEVERGNRVLATAESNVAVDNLVERLVDSGLNVVRVGHPSRVSKALHETTLAYLMTQHELYGELRELRVIGENLKEKRDTFTKPVPKYRRGLTDKQILRLAEKGIGTRGVPARLIREMAQWLKINEQVQKTFDDAKKLEERIAREIIREADVVLTTNASAGLEVVDYGSYDVAVIDEATQATIPSVLIPINRAKRFVLAGDHKQLPPTILSEKAKELSNTLFEGLIERYPQKSEMLTVQYRMNERLMEFPSREFYDGKIEAAPEVKRITLSDLGVKCPEFGEQWDDVLKPGNVLVFIDTSKREDRFERQRRGSESRENPLEARLVKEVVERLLELGVKPEWIGVITPYDDQRDLISSLLPEEIEVKTVDGYQGREKEVIVLSLVRSNRRGELGFLKDLRRLNVSLTRAKRKLILVGDSATLSAHPTYKRLVEFVGERETVVDAGKLGV, from the coding sequence ATGGACGAAAAACTTGAGAAGTTCATCAATCACCTCAAAGTCCTCGTGGAATACGAGAGAAAGGCCGAGATTGAAGCGATGAAGGCAGAGATGAGAAGGCTCAGCGGCCGCGAGAGGGAGAAAGTTGGGAGGGCCGTTTTAGGTTTAAACGGTAAAATCGTCGGCGAGGAGCTCGGCTACTTTCTGGTGAAATACGGCCGCGAGAGGGAAATCAAGACGGAGATAAGCGTCGGAGATTTGGTCGTAATCAGCAAGAGAGACCCGCTGAAGAGCGACCTGGTTGGAACCGTCGTCGAGAAGGGGAAGCGGTTCATAACGGTCGCCCTTGAGACCGTCCCGGACTGGGCGCTTAAGGGTGTGAGGCTCGACCTCTACGCCAACGATATAACATTCAAGCGCTGGCTTGAGAACCTCAACAACATCCGCGAGAGCGGGAGAAAGGCTCTGGAGTTCTACCTCGGTCTGAGAGAACCGGAAGAGAGCAAGCCGGTTGAGTTCGAGCCCTTTGATAAAAACCTGAACGCGAGCCAGAGGAGGGCCGTTGCCAAGGCCCTTGGGAGTCATGATTTCTTCCTGATTCACGGGCCCTTTGGGACGGGAAAGACGAGAACGCTCGTCGAGCTGATACGGCAGGAAGTCGAGCGCGGAAACAGGGTTTTGGCCACCGCCGAGAGCAACGTGGCCGTTGACAACCTCGTCGAACGGCTGGTCGATTCCGGTTTGAATGTCGTTCGCGTCGGACACCCGAGCAGGGTCTCAAAAGCTCTCCACGAGACGACCCTTGCTTACCTCATGACCCAGCACGAGCTCTACGGTGAGCTGAGGGAACTCCGCGTAATCGGGGAGAACTTGAAAGAAAAGAGGGACACCTTCACCAAACCAGTTCCGAAGTACAGGCGCGGGCTGACTGATAAGCAGATTCTCCGCCTGGCTGAGAAGGGGATAGGGACGAGGGGCGTTCCAGCTCGGTTAATCCGCGAGATGGCACAGTGGCTCAAAATCAACGAGCAGGTGCAGAAGACCTTCGACGATGCTAAGAAGCTGGAGGAGAGAATAGCGAGGGAGATAATAAGGGAAGCTGACGTTGTCCTGACAACAAACGCCTCCGCCGGGCTGGAGGTGGTGGACTACGGCTCCTACGACGTGGCGGTGATAGACGAGGCGACCCAGGCCACCATTCCGAGCGTCCTCATACCAATCAACCGCGCGAAGCGGTTTGTTTTGGCCGGAGACCACAAGCAACTACCGCCGACGATACTCAGCGAGAAGGCAAAGGAGCTCAGCAATACCCTCTTTGAGGGGCTGATTGAGCGCTATCCTCAGAAGAGCGAGATGCTCACCGTCCAGTACAGGATGAACGAACGGCTAATGGAGTTCCCGAGCAGGGAGTTCTACGACGGAAAGATAGAGGCGGCGCCAGAAGTTAAGCGGATTACCCTCTCAGACCTTGGGGTTAAGTGCCCGGAGTTTGGAGAGCAGTGGGACGACGTCCTTAAGCCGGGCAACGTGCTGGTCTTCATAGACACCTCCAAGAGAGAAGACCGCTTCGAGAGGCAGAGGCGCGGTAGTGAGAGCCGCGAAAACCCGCTTGAGGCCAGGCTGGTGAAGGAGGTCGTTGAGAGGCTCCTGGAGCTGGGAGTTAAGCCCGAATGGATAGGTGTCATAACGCCCTACGACGACCAGCGCGACCTTATAAGCTCGCTCCTGCCGGAGGAGATAGAGGTCAAGACCGTTGACGGCTATCAGGGAAGGGAGAAGGAGGTAATAGTCCTTTCATTAGTCCGCTCCAACAGGAGGGGTGAGCTTGGCTTCCTGAAGGACCTGAGGAGGCTGAACGTCTCGCTGACGAGGGCGAAGAGGAAGCTGATTCTGGTAGGCGACTCCGCAACGCTGAGCGCCCACCCGACGTACAAACGGCTGGTTGAGTTTGTGGGTGAGAGAGAAACGGTAGTTGATGCCGGGAAGCTGGGGGTGTGA